A DNA window from Tachysurus fulvidraco isolate hzauxx_2018 chromosome 4, HZAU_PFXX_2.0, whole genome shotgun sequence contains the following coding sequences:
- the bcl2l11 gene encoding bcl-2-like protein 11 isoform X2 codes for MPRTRASVSRFVPLIYSATSPWARAPLLMFTAVWNISQRGLNCTLRRPRQNRADGPAFLKEQGERGESGSRAEPCESPQPSELDVFYRAAFAVPNIRLAYQSRSPVFRTLSRSSSGYFSFDSEPSSPLITHSTATQTPSPSSQVITHALQRISEARGDAHNHELWSALHNHYLPHGAASAGDMQAEREIARELRRIGDEFNQLYFREAERNGGVAPQQAQNEPAIVVWMGLLIGRLLQYFLRQR; via the exons ATGCCGAGGACACGCGCTTCCGTCTCGCGCTTCGTGCCGCTTATATACTCCGCCACCTCGCCGTGGGCACGAGCGCCTCTCCTAATGTTTACAGCCGTGTGGAACATTTCGCAGCGTGGACTCAACTGCACACTACGTCGCCC ACGGCAAAACCGGGCCGATGGCCCAGCCTTCTTAAAGGAGCAGGGGGAACGCGGAGAGAGCGGCTCCCGGGCCGAGCCGTGTGAGAGCCCTCAGCCGAGCGAATTGGACGTGTTTTATAGGGCAGCGTTCGCGGTGCCGAATATCCGTTTGGCTTACCAGTCAAGGTCGCCTGTGTTCAGAACCCTCTCCAGGTCGTCCAGTGGATATTTTTCGTTCGACAGTGAACCGAGTTCTCCGCTAATCACCCATAGCACCGCCACTCAGACCCCGAGTCCGTCTAGTCAAGTGATAACTCACGCCCTGCAGCGCATTTCAGAAGCGCGAGGCGACGCGCACAATCATG AATTATGGTCTGCTCTCCATAACCACTATCTACCCCACGGAGCAGCATCTGCGGGGGACATGCAAGCGGAGCGAGAGATTGCGCGAGAGTTGCGGCGCATCGGCGATGAATTTAACCAGCTTTATTTTCGTGAG GCAGAAAGAAACGGCGGCGTGGCCCCTCAACAGGCCCAGAACGAGCCGGCCATCGTGGTGTGGATGGGGCTCCTGATTGGTCGGCTGTTACAGTACTTCCTGAGACAAAGAtga
- the bcl2l11 gene encoding bcl-2-like protein 11 isoform X4 yields MSRRQNRADGPAFLKEQGERGESGSRAEPCESPQPSELDVFYRAAFAVPNIRLAYQSRSPVFRTLSRSSSGYFSFDSEPSSPLITHSTATQTPSPSSQVITHALQRISEARGDAHNHGKLYLLAVKIIFCEAQTREPTISVFCYRKNYGLLSITTIYPTEQHLRGTCKRSERLRESCGASAMNLTSFIFVRQKETAAWPLNRPRTSRPSWCGWGS; encoded by the exons ATGTCCAG ACGGCAAAACCGGGCCGATGGCCCAGCCTTCTTAAAGGAGCAGGGGGAACGCGGAGAGAGCGGCTCCCGGGCCGAGCCGTGTGAGAGCCCTCAGCCGAGCGAATTGGACGTGTTTTATAGGGCAGCGTTCGCGGTGCCGAATATCCGTTTGGCTTACCAGTCAAGGTCGCCTGTGTTCAGAACCCTCTCCAGGTCGTCCAGTGGATATTTTTCGTTCGACAGTGAACCGAGTTCTCCGCTAATCACCCATAGCACCGCCACTCAGACCCCGAGTCCGTCTAGTCAAGTGATAACTCACGCCCTGCAGCGCATTTCAGAAGCGCGAGGCGACGCGCACAATCATG GAAAACTTTATCTTCTGGCAGTCAAAATAATCTTTTGTGAAGCCCAGACACGAGAGCCAACCATCTCTGTTTTCTGCTATAGAAAG AATTATGGTCTGCTCTCCATAACCACTATCTACCCCACGGAGCAGCATCTGCGGGGGACATGCAAGCGGAGCGAGAGATTGCGCGAGAGTTGCGGCGCATCGGCGATGAATTTAACCAGCTTTATTTTCGTGAG GCAGAAAGAAACGGCGGCGTGGCCCCTCAACAGGCCCAGAACGAGCCGGCCATCGTGGTGTGGATGGGGCTCCTGA
- the bcl2l11 gene encoding bcl-2-like protein 11 isoform X3 has translation MPRTRASVSRFVPLIYSATSPWARAPLLMFTAVWNISQRGLNCTLRRPRQNRADGPAFLKEQGERGESGSRAEPCESPQPSELDVFYRAAFAVPNIRLAYQSRSPVFRTLSRSSSGYFSFDSEPSSPLITHSTATQTPSPSSQVITHALQRISEARGDAHNHDGNQEQDKDNRKKNYGLLSITTIYPTEQHLRGTCKRSERLRESCGASAMNLTSFIFVRQKETAAWPLNRPRTSRPSWCGWGS, from the exons ATGCCGAGGACACGCGCTTCCGTCTCGCGCTTCGTGCCGCTTATATACTCCGCCACCTCGCCGTGGGCACGAGCGCCTCTCCTAATGTTTACAGCCGTGTGGAACATTTCGCAGCGTGGACTCAACTGCACACTACGTCGCCC ACGGCAAAACCGGGCCGATGGCCCAGCCTTCTTAAAGGAGCAGGGGGAACGCGGAGAGAGCGGCTCCCGGGCCGAGCCGTGTGAGAGCCCTCAGCCGAGCGAATTGGACGTGTTTTATAGGGCAGCGTTCGCGGTGCCGAATATCCGTTTGGCTTACCAGTCAAGGTCGCCTGTGTTCAGAACCCTCTCCAGGTCGTCCAGTGGATATTTTTCGTTCGACAGTGAACCGAGTTCTCCGCTAATCACCCATAGCACCGCCACTCAGACCCCGAGTCCGTCTAGTCAAGTGATAACTCACGCCCTGCAGCGCATTTCAGAAGCGCGAGGCGACGCGCACAATCATG ATGGCAACCAGGAACAAGATAAAGACAACAGGAAAAAG AATTATGGTCTGCTCTCCATAACCACTATCTACCCCACGGAGCAGCATCTGCGGGGGACATGCAAGCGGAGCGAGAGATTGCGCGAGAGTTGCGGCGCATCGGCGATGAATTTAACCAGCTTTATTTTCGTGAG GCAGAAAGAAACGGCGGCGTGGCCCCTCAACAGGCCCAGAACGAGCCGGCCATCGTGGTGTGGATGGGGCTCCTGA
- the bcl2l11 gene encoding bcl-2-like protein 11 isoform X1: MPRTRASVSRFVPLIYSATSPWARAPLLMFTAVWNISQRGLNCTLRRPRQNRADGPAFLKEQGERGESGSRAEPCESPQPSELDVFYRAAFAVPNIRLAYQSRSPVFRTLSRSSSGYFSFDSEPSSPLITHSTATQTPSPSSQVITHALQRISEARGDAHNHGKLYLLAVKIIFCEAQTREPTISVFCYRKNYGLLSITTIYPTEQHLRGTCKRSERLRESCGASAMNLTSFIFVRQKETAAWPLNRPRTSRPSWCGWGS; the protein is encoded by the exons ATGCCGAGGACACGCGCTTCCGTCTCGCGCTTCGTGCCGCTTATATACTCCGCCACCTCGCCGTGGGCACGAGCGCCTCTCCTAATGTTTACAGCCGTGTGGAACATTTCGCAGCGTGGACTCAACTGCACACTACGTCGCCC ACGGCAAAACCGGGCCGATGGCCCAGCCTTCTTAAAGGAGCAGGGGGAACGCGGAGAGAGCGGCTCCCGGGCCGAGCCGTGTGAGAGCCCTCAGCCGAGCGAATTGGACGTGTTTTATAGGGCAGCGTTCGCGGTGCCGAATATCCGTTTGGCTTACCAGTCAAGGTCGCCTGTGTTCAGAACCCTCTCCAGGTCGTCCAGTGGATATTTTTCGTTCGACAGTGAACCGAGTTCTCCGCTAATCACCCATAGCACCGCCACTCAGACCCCGAGTCCGTCTAGTCAAGTGATAACTCACGCCCTGCAGCGCATTTCAGAAGCGCGAGGCGACGCGCACAATCATG GAAAACTTTATCTTCTGGCAGTCAAAATAATCTTTTGTGAAGCCCAGACACGAGAGCCAACCATCTCTGTTTTCTGCTATAGAAAG AATTATGGTCTGCTCTCCATAACCACTATCTACCCCACGGAGCAGCATCTGCGGGGGACATGCAAGCGGAGCGAGAGATTGCGCGAGAGTTGCGGCGCATCGGCGATGAATTTAACCAGCTTTATTTTCGTGAG GCAGAAAGAAACGGCGGCGTGGCCCCTCAACAGGCCCAGAACGAGCCGGCCATCGTGGTGTGGATGGGGCTCCTGA